The Candidatus Paceibacterota bacterium genome contains the following window.
GTCATAGTAATCGTACGGACCCGTGACTCCTGTGACGGAAAGATCCGCGAAATGGGATACGCCGCGTGCGAGCCAGCCGGAATCAGGCAGGCAGTCGGCGTCCATCTGGACGATGATGTCGCCCTGGGCGGACAGGCGGCCGCGCTCGCGCGCATGGAGGAGGCCTTTCCTCGCCTCGCGGACGACTTTCACGTTGAACGATCCCGCGACTTCGGCCGTGCCGTCGGTCGAGGCGTTATCCACGACTATCACCTCATAGTCAGGATAGTCTTGGACGGAGACGGCGCGGAGCGTGGCTGCGATGCTCTCCCTCTCGTTATGCGCAGGGATGACGACGGATACTTTCGGCATCTTGATATATTTTCGGGCGGCGACGGCATAGGCTTCGACCCATGCGCGGCCGAGGGAATCTTCGGAGAACTTCTTTACATATTCGCGGGCCGCGCTCCCCATCTCTCTTGCGGCCGTCTGGTCGCCCAACACCTTCTCTAGAGACCTGGCCAAAGCGACGTGATCGCCGTCGGGAACGGTCGAGCCGAATTCGGGCTTGATATGGTCGCCCACGGCTCCCGCTTTGGCGCCGACGGCGGGAATGCCCGATGCGAATGCCTGCATCAATGCGAGGCACTGCGTCTCGATCGGGCACATGACGACGAACGCATCAGACGCTTTGTACCATCGAGCCAATTCGTCATGGGAGAGAAAGCCGGTGAATATGACGCTCTCGCCTACGCCCAGGGCTTCGGCGTATGAGCGCATCTCTTTTTCGACGGGCCCGTTGCCCGCGATCACGAGCTCGGCATACTGCATGGTCTTTTTCAGTTCGGCGAACGCGCGCAGGACGACGTCCAATCTCTTTTCAGGGGCGACGCGGCCTGCAGATATGACCGTCGGCCCGACAAGGTTGAACTCCTTTCTCAATCCCGCCTTTTCCCCTGCCGTCGCGGGCGCGAAGGTCGAAAGCGACAGCGGATTGGCGATGACGTCAGCCGATCTCTTGAATCCGAAGGCTCTCATGCTCTCCAGCACCTCCGGTCCGACGACGGAGACGAAGCGGCAGCGGTTGTAATACCAGACGAAGAACCTCTCCATCAGATCTTCTGCCCACTTCGCCCTGATCGGCCCATATACGCGGACGAATTCGCGTATCAAGGTATGATTCGTGCCCACGAGCGGCACGCGGAGAAGCCGCGAGGCCAAAAGAGCCTCGAAACCCACGCCGAAAGGAGACTGGGAATGTATCGCATCGGGTTTGAATCGGCGGGCGAACGGAAGGCTCCAGCCGAAGGGTACGGCATTCCTTCCCTGCCCTGATCCAGAATTAGAGAACGGAAGCGACGGGATACGGCAGACCTGGAATCCTTCTTTTTCAAGATATTCGTCACGCGTCTTTCCTATCGACGCATAATCGGCATCGGAATATCGGGCGGCGACGAAACCGACGCTGTGCCCAAGCGCCTTCAATCCCCGCGCGACCGCTATGACCGAGTCGGATATGCCGCTCGTTTCGGGATAGAAATTGTCTGAATAGAAAAGTATGCGCATAGATCTCTGAAAAGGCTGATTATGGCTCATCCGCTTCTTCGAGCACCGCTGCCAAAGCCTTTTTATATATTACGTAGCAGCCGATGATGAATGCCGGTACCAGGATCCAGCCAAGGATATCGTAATAATGGAAGAATTTCACGTAAAAGTCGCCGAACCAGTAGCCAAGGATCATGAACAAGGCGTATTTCGGCACTGCCAGAACGAGCGACACCCATATCAGAGTCCAGAACGATACGCGCAATGCCCCTGCGGCTATGAGGACCGGCCCGGGGATAGCCGGAGCGAGCTTGGCGATGACGAGCGACTTGATCTCGTGCTTGCGGAATGCGCGGTCGAATCTGGCGAGGCTGTCCTGATTCAGCCCGAACTTATGGCCATGCCTGTCTATGAGCGTCTTTCGAGAGCCCCGGCCGATCGCATAATAGATAATGTCGCCGGCGAGGTCGCCGAGGACGGAGAGCATGAAGACCATCGGCAGGCTGAAGAACCCGAACGTCGCCGCGAACGCCGCCGCCGACGTCACGATCGGGCCTTCGATGACCATGATGACGAACAGAGCAAGGTATGAAAGATGGCTCAAGATATCCAGCGGCATATTGATAGTTTAAGGCTTTTAGGCTATATTGTCTCGGTCTCTGTGCCGTAAATACGGGCCCGTAGCTCAGTTGGTAGAGCAGCGCTTTTGCAAAGCGAAGGTCAGGAGTTCGAATCTCCTCGGGTCCACAGCATCTCTTCCGTATTGACTTCCGCCCTCTAAAAGCTAGAGTTTGGCGAGAATGAAACTATCTGATCTTATATTCAAAATCGGCGCCCTATTCAATAGCTGGACGGAGAAAAGGTTTTTCGAGCAGTATATAGGATTCGGCTTCATCGACCAGGAGAAGTTCGGCCGGGACCGCAAGAGCCGGCTCGCCTATTTCGACGCGAAGCTCGCCGAGAAATACAGGCTTCTCCTCGGCAAAAGCCTCGCTATCCTGCGAAAGGAAGCTGACCCCGACATGGCCGAATGGGCGGACGATCTCCAAGCCGAGCTCTCTGAAAACCTCGAATGTTTCAGGAGGACCGGCATAATGGATCCCGGCCTTTTCCTGGAGATGCGGGATTACCTGTCCTCGGAGCGGAGCAGCGAAAGACATGAATGCTATCGGGAATGGATATGCTTTATCCGGGCGCGGGCATTTCTGGACAGCCTCAACCGCTCTGCCAAAGCAGTCTCGTAATAGAGACTGCTTTTATTATTATGCGTAGACTGCGAGGTATCTTTATTTCCGCCCCTATCGTTCCCTCGCGAGGGTTATGACGTGATCGAGGAATTGCGGCAGGTCGCTCCCTATCGCTTTGACGGATTTAGGCAAAAGAGATTCGGACGTGAGCCCCGGCAAGGTATTGGCTTCAAGGAAATAGACGCCTCGTTTCGGATGCACGATGAAATCGGATCGCGAATAGTGGCGGAGGCCGAGCTCACGATGGATGGCCGCGGCGGCCTCCTGGATGGAGCGCTTGGTCGCTTCGTCGAAATTGCCCGGACAGATCTCGAGCGATGCGCCGCCGTATTTGGCGTCGTAATCGAAGAACGCCGATCTTTCCGGCGGGACTATCTCGACGGGCAAGAGCGCATAGTGGCGTTCGCCGCGGAATCCGTCGAGGATGCCGCAGGTCGCCTCCCTGCCCTGGATGAATTCCTCTATGATGACGGAATCGGAATGCTCGAGCGCTTTCGCCAGGGCGCTTTCCAGATCGAAATAGCTTTTTACGATAGAGACGCCGACGGACGAGCCTGCGGACGCCGGTTTGACGACCGAAGGCAGGATGATCTCGCGGAAAATGGCGTGCGGGCCTTTTTCATAGACCTCTTCGCGCGAGAGTAATTTATGGGCGGCGAATTTCACCTTGCCTTGCAGATTGGCGAGAGCCCTTTTGGCAAGGTGCTTGTTCATGGCGACCGCTGACGGGAACGAAGCCGATCCCGTGAACGGAACGCCGAGATGTTCCAGCACGCGCTGTATCTTTCCGTCCTCGCCGTATTGGCCATGAAGGGCGATGAATGCGACGTCTACGCCTTTCAACGCGTCAGCAGGGCTCTTTTCGATCCCATGGACGTGCCAGACGCCGTCTTTGGATATAAAGACATCAAGGCCCTCGTATTTGTCAGGCAGGTGCTTCAGGACCGTATCGCCCGATCTGAGAGAGACGTCGTATTCGGACGAAGGGCCGCCGCGAAGGACAGCGACCCTGATCTTGTGCGCGAATGGCATACCGGAAGTATACCAAAATTACAGCTTGCCGCGGCGGGGATTCCTCATGCGGCGGAGCTTTCGGTGATATGCAATGGCGAATCGATGGGCTTCGCTGTTAGCGAGCAGTATGGCTTTTTTATGCTTTCTGACAAGGGCAATGTCTCCCATGATGTCCCGCGGTTTATGACGCTCGTCCTTGACTACGGACACGACGGGCGCGACGATGCCGCGCTCGCGGAGCGTCTTTTCGGCCAGGTTCAATTGCGCTTGCCCGCCGTCTATAACCACGAGGTCCGGCATGCGCCATTCAGGATGCTTTAGGCGTCGCTCGATGATTTCGCGGAGATTTTTCGTATCGTTATTTCCCGTCTCCGGATTCAATTTGAACCTGCGATATTCGTTTTTAGCGATCTCATTGTCGGAGACGACCGTCATGACGCCGACCGATTCCTTGCCTGACATGTGCGCGACATCGTACGCCTCGATGCGGAACGACGCGGCGGACATCTGCGCGTCGGGAGCGTTCTCTATCAGCGAAATATCCTCTTTTATCAGGGCGATGTCCTGTATGTGATCGAGGGCGAACAGCCTTCGCTTGGCTTCGTCGGCCTTTTCGAATTCCAGATTCTTGGCATACATATCCATCTCCCTCTCGAGCATGCGGCAGAGTTTCTTTTTCTTACCTTCGAAGAAGAGAATGATATGGTCGATATTCTTCTTATACTCCGCGACCTGATCGGCCGTGGCGGTTTCGGGATTCAGACCGATCTGACGATAGAAATGAGCGGTATATTTCGACGAAGAATTCCCATCAATGAATGGAAACATGCGCCGTATGATCTTCAGCGCTTCGCGAAGCGCCGAGCCGGACGTGAAAGGTCCGAACGACTTCCGCACCTTGAGCAGCTTCTTCTGCTTCTCGACTTCGAGCGTCCTGCCGCGGATGGTCATGATGCGCGGCAGCGTCTCGCGGGTGACGACGACATAATTCCAGCTCTTATCGTCCTTCTCTTTGACGTTATAGTCCGGCCAGTGCTTTTTGATGAGGTTCGCTTCGGCGATCATGGCCTCGAGCACCGAATCGGTCTCCTGCCATTCGATCGAATCGGACTTGAACACCATGTCCACCATGCGCGGGCCTCGCGTCGAGATGAGGTCGGATGAAAAGTACGAGCGCACGCGATCCCGCAAAGACGTAGCTTTGCCTATATAGAGGATCACGCTCCCCTTTTTCCAAAAATAGACGCCCGGAACGTCCGGAAGCTCCAGTTTCTCGAAATCTTCGATAATCACAGGCCTATATTGACCTATAGCGCGGACGGAGTAAAGTAAAAAGGAAGACCGATCCGCCCCGGATCGTCAGCACAAAACACATATCCCATTATGATTCGCTGTAAAGTGTATCGTACCGGAAGCAAGAAACCGACCGAAATCCGCCTGCCGGACAGCTCTCGGCAAGCGCCTTTCCTCGCAGAGGTGAAGCGTCAGCTCCGTCTCCGCGGCGAACATGCCCTCGCCGACCCCGACAATTTCGGCGATGCCGGCTATGACCGCATCACCGACATGAAGGGCCGCACCCTTTTCCCGCTCGAAGAGCACCGGAAAAGCAAGGTGTGCCATCGCCATGGCGAGGGGCGAAGGCACGTTCCCCAGCACATCGTGAGCCGGCACGGCTTTAACCGGGCCCGCGACCATGCCGGGTTCCGGCCGATCGCGGTGATGACCTGCGCCGCAGGCGCCTAAGCCTCGAAAACATAGCTTACCCAGCCCTGACTTCGGTCGGGGCTTTCATTTGGCGGGCTCGCCCTTATTTCTTCTTCAGGATCTTCTTGAGATACCTGCCCGTGTGGCTCTTCTCGTTCGCCGCGACGTCTTCGGGCGTGCCTTTTGCGACGACATGGCCGCCGCCCTGCCCGCCTTCGGGACCCATGTCCACGATATAGTCGGCGCATTTGATGAGATCGAGGTTATGCTCGATCACAATGACGGTATTGCCGTGATCCACGAGCTTCTGGAGTATTTCGATCAGCTTGCGCACGTCTTCGTAGTGAAGGCCGACCGTCGGCTCGTCGAGAAGGTATACCGTGCGGTGCGTGTCCGGCCTGTAGAGCTCGGCAGAGATTTTGACGCGCTGCGCTTCGCCGCCGGAAAGCGTCGTCGCCGACTGGCCCAACTCGAGGTATCCGAGGCCTACGTCAGAGAGCGTGCGAAGCCTGTCGTAAATTGCAGGGATGTCTTCGAAGAATTTAAGGCCCTCTTCTATCGTCATCTGGAGGATGTCATAGACGTTCTTGCCCTTGTATTCGACTTCGAGGGTCTCTTTCTGGAATCGCTTGCCCTGGCAGACCTCGCACGGCACG
Protein-coding sequences here:
- a CDS encoding D-alanine--D-alanine ligase, whose translation is MPFAHKIRVAVLRGGPSSEYDVSLRSGDTVLKHLPDKYEGLDVFISKDGVWHVHGIEKSPADALKGVDVAFIALHGQYGEDGKIQRVLEHLGVPFTGSASFPSAVAMNKHLAKRALANLQGKVKFAAHKLLSREEVYEKGPHAIFREIILPSVVKPASAGSSVGVSIVKSYFDLESALAKALEHSDSVIIEEFIQGREATCGILDGFRGERHYALLPVEIVPPERSAFFDYDAKYGGASLEICPGNFDEATKRSIQEAAAAIHRELGLRHYSRSDFIVHPKRGVYFLEANTLPGLTSESLLPKSVKAIGSDLPQFLDHVITLARER
- a CDS encoding glycosyltransferase codes for the protein MRILFYSDNFYPETSGISDSVIAVARGLKALGHSVGFVAARYSDADYASIGKTRDEYLEKEGFQVCRIPSLPFSNSGSGQGRNAVPFGWSLPFARRFKPDAIHSQSPFGVGFEALLASRLLRVPLVGTNHTLIREFVRVYGPIRAKWAEDLMERFFVWYYNRCRFVSVVGPEVLESMRAFGFKRSADVIANPLSLSTFAPATAGEKAGLRKEFNLVGPTVISAGRVAPEKRLDVVLRAFAELKKTMQYAELVIAGNGPVEKEMRSYAEALGVGESVIFTGFLSHDELARWYKASDAFVVMCPIETQCLALMQAFASGIPAVGAKAGAVGDHIKPEFGSTVPDGDHVALARSLEKVLGDQTAAREMGSAAREYVKKFSEDSLGRAWVEAYAVAARKYIKMPKVSVVIPAHNERESIAATLRAVSVQDYPDYEVIVVDNASTDGTAEVAGSFNVKVVREARKGLLHARERGRLSAQGDIIVQMDADCLPDSGWLARGVSHFADLSVTGVTGPYDYYDGGPLLRFVSLVSQKYVYKGMSRFLQLFDKGAVLIGGNSFIRASALEKAGGYDTSIAFYGEDTDTAKRVARQGRVAFDSKLVQKTSARRFKAEGAMKISALYLFHFFRVILMGGRKKKA
- a CDS encoding VTT domain-containing protein; this translates as MPLDILSHLSYLALFVIMVIEGPIVTSAAAFAATFGFFSLPMVFMLSVLGDLAGDIIYYAIGRGSRKTLIDRHGHKFGLNQDSLARFDRAFRKHEIKSLVIAKLAPAIPGPVLIAAGALRVSFWTLIWVSLVLAVPKYALFMILGYWFGDFYVKFFHYYDILGWILVPAFIIGCYVIYKKALAAVLEEADEP